The nucleotide window TTTTCCCGACAATCTATCCGTCATAGATACTTATCATCCTATAGCCGTTGTTTTGCCAATAACTGTCTTGCAGCATACTTCCGCCGTTCCAAAGTAGCAGTATCTGATGTACCTACATGCTGAGACAGATGTTCTAAATTGGTCAGGAAATTATGAAGTCTGAATCAGTGAAATACCTTAAAGATTCCAAAGCACAGGACTGCCATTATTCTCACCTCTAGTTCCTTTGTCCCGCCCTCATAATCCCTGGCCAATGAGGGAAGAGATCTTAATCACTTGGTTCTGTTCACAAGCTTTGTTCCcttgacggcagtctgaatacatacCAAACgtaaggttcaggacttgatccaaAACAAATGAAGCAATCTCGGACCAGAACAAATTACTTTACTAGTCTGAATACTCCATAAGatgtaaaaatatcaaaacgAGTGTTTTTGGGAAAAATAGCCTTATTTCTCAAATTTAATCCACACATGTATTAACATGGTGCAACTgtattataaaaaatgattaatcaaCAAAGtgtacatttcttttaatacagcaagtagtcaaTAAAGgaaatgaataacaatagaaGAGTCCTTCTTATCATAAAGCTTTAAATGTTATGTAAACTTTTTTCCAGGCAAAATGTGtttggaggcagccattttgaaatgagcagaaagggatcttctactgcccccagtaaaattatgaggaactacagtgcagaaaacatggaccaaatCATCAATATAGTAATGGTTACAgcaagtatatatatatataaaatcatttatttgtattgtgAACCAATGTTTCCTTTTTGGTCAGACACACctattttgtaaatatgaacGTCACATAATCaaaatttcctttattttggtCACCTAATATGTACATTTTGGTATTTCTAAGAGTTTTTTTCAATGCTACAGATTTGTTCACTCCTTCTTTCTAACTATTTGTCCACAcatatatttgtttctttatcttTACGTCTTTCTCTTTATCTTAAACACACAAAGAGGAAACTTCAAGCCTTGTAAATAATTGGCGAAAGTGATTTGAGATGTTTACAGCGTGGACTAACAGGAATTCCCAGTCATTGTCTCGTTGATTTCCTTGTGCAGGTCGCTCGACCCAAGAAGAGAGGTGAGACGGTCAAGTTCAGTCAACATGCTGTTGTGTCGAGTCACGAGGGCCAACCGTGCCTCATGATCCGGGTGGCAAACATGCGCAAAAGCCTGTTACTGGGATGCCAGGTGACGCACcataaaagttgctttttgtTGTAGgttctttcatttattgatttttcaacAGAATGAATGAAAGGCCTGTCATCTAACTTGTAAACAATGAGTGATTTTACATTGGAAGGGTTTTTAGCTTGTCAAACATCTTAGCAACATAAACTGAGTTCGCCTTGTGTCACAGGTGACAGGAAAGTTGCTTCAGACTTCCCTGACAAAGGAGGGCGAAACAGTTCGCCTGGACCAGCGCAATGTGCCTTTCCAAGTGGATATGTCCACTGACAGTCCCTTCCTCATCATCCCGCTGACCTACTACCATGTTATTGACGAGAACAGCCCCCTCAGAGCTTGGGCAGCAAAAGGTAGGGCTTATCGTCTCGTCTTTGGTCTATCTAATCTTATattatttatgactttacagAAACACTCAAGCATTGTAAACAGATTATTTCTGCTTATCTGACAAAAATAATGGTGACATCTACTTTTACACTTCTAGGATGAACGATTTTAAGTAAATGATTAATCAACTCGATTTATATTcctatgaaataaatattaaagttgCTATACacagttttatgtgtttttattaaactcAAATAGTTAGAATTCCTTTCAAAGTGAGTAGGTACCCTAAGTATTTATGTGTAGGCAGGTGTGTTGGTATTTACATTCATGTGCTGCATGCTTGGCTGTGCACAGTCGGGCTTGTTTGGCACTGTAggagagtgttttttttcctgctggaATTTGTGTGAGAGATTGCCCAGGACACCCCTCATTAGAGCACAATACCGTACAGTCTGGGGTGCTGACATGAGGCCTGCGCGGATCAGCTTACAGTAGCTCAGACTTCTCATCACTGAAAGCTGCATCGGCTCACGTTTACCATCCGCTAATGTACGGCTTGAGTTGTTTTGGCCTTCAGCGTGTAGTGTGACCTCAAAATGTATAATATTCattctgaaaaaagttaaaaatgacatgttttagtAAACAAAGAGAGTACTGTGAATGACCCGAATAAGctctaaaaacaagaaagagTGATTAGCGCATTGAAAATATTCATACTAAAagtatttattagattttttttatacacttTAGCTGCAAATGTTGTTAGGGGCAGCTGACCATAACAAGTGGACCTGATAATGACTTGAAATAAGGCATTGCATAAACAGACAAGAGTGAAACACCATATCAAAAATGGAATTTGAGAATCCAAGAGATGACAGGGTATAATACAATCCTTGATAAGACCCTAAACCTAGTCCAACCGATGCTGATTGAAGCTTTAATTTAGGTATCATCAGGACAAACTGAGTTTGACCTTCTATGGTGTCacctaataaaatattaaccGATAACCCAATATTACCTTcttacccagccagcaaggccaagtgggccacatgtggtttaaaagtgggcaggaAATCTgggccccgattgggtttgtccgcagtttctggGGTGGTACCACCTGTGTTTGCCTCATTGACATAAGCAGGGACTCAGTGGGTTTGCTCGGTACTCTAGCCAACCGCCCGATGAACAGTGTAGCGTGCTTGGGAACTCTTCTGTACCAAGCTAATGAGCTCCACTgcagcaagctagcgagctctgttgtattgagctagcaagctctgctgtgtAGAGCTAGCAAGCGGtgctgtattaagctagtgagctccgctgtagcaaacTAGCTCTggtgtattgagctagcaagctctgctgtattaagctagcaagctccgctgtattgagctagcaagatcctctgtaacaagctagcgagctctgctgtatagagctagcaagctctgctgcattaagctagcaagctccactgtattgagctagcgagatCCTCTTTAACAAGCTAACGAGCTccattgtattgagctagcgagctccgctgtagagagctagcaagtggtgctgtattaagctagtgagctccactgtagcaagctagctcTGGTGTATTGagttagcaagctctgctgtattaagctagcaagctccgctgtattgagctagcaagatCCTCTGTAACAAGCtaacaagctctgctgtataGAGCTAGCAAGCGGTGGTGTattaagctagtgagctccgctgtagcaagctagctctggtgtattgagctagcaagctctgctgtattaagctagcaagctccgctgtattgagctagcaagatcctctgtaacaagctagcgagctctgctgtatagAGCTAGCAAGCAGtgctgtattaagctagtgagctccgctgtaccGTGCtaatgagctcctctgtagcaagctagctcTGGTGTATTGAGTTAGCAAGTTCTGCTgcattaagctagcaagctccgctgtattgagctagcgaggtCCTCTGTAACAAGCTAACGAGCTCTGCTGTATAGAGCTAGCAAGCGGtgctgtattaagctagtgagctccgctgtagcaagctagctctggtgtattgagctagcaagctctgctgtattaagctagcaagctccgctgtattgagctagcaagatcctctgtaacaagctagcgagctctgctgtatagAGCTAGCAAGCGGtgctgtattaagctagtgagctccactgtagcaagctagctctggtgtattgagctagcaaggtcagctgtattgagctagcgagatCCTCTGTAACAAGCTAACCAGCTCTGCTGTATTgcgctagcaagctccgctgtccaccaggtggctggatagcatagcaagctaacccactgagtgtacacttaagccaatgtgggcaaacacatgTGGGACCACCATgaaaactgtggacaaacccaatcgggactaacattttctgcccactttcaaCCATATACTTGGGTTTGCTGGCTGGTATATAAACTAGAGTGAAATACTGTATCTAGAATTAGATAAATGACCAAATACTTTGCAAGTGGagtttattttacttgaaaataAGATAGTTGAAAATGTTTAGAATAAAAGCCTTAAAAGTTGCTGAATTGACAAAAACATTGCAGATGTGCTGCTCCTAACAAGCCACTAAAGAGGGTGTCACAGTGTGCAGAAGTGGTTGTGAAACTCAGTGTTTTTGCTTAGTgggagtgatttttgtgtctGGGTGAGGGTAAGAGTTGTTTGGACAGATGACAGTCTGCATTCAGAGTAAAGCCTGTTGATGCAGGTGTCTCCATGCTTGTCTGCAAACATTTCTAGTGGGGATTGCATGTGTGTGCCAGACAAATACTTTTTCTAGTTCTATATCTTACAAAATATTGCACATTTGTTTAGCTAAGTTAAAAGAAACTATTTTGTGAGctgttaaaagaaaactgttgtCTTCCTTCCGACAGTCGTCTAAAATTAGTCTGCAGTAGTAGCATCAGTAAATTTTCCTAAACTGCAGACATAGTTTCCACGTGAGAATGGCTAATACATGATTGTCTGCATTATCATAGAAAAAAAGGTATGTTTAACCAGCTACATCCCTgcagaagttttgaaattaacaaGAAGTTCATTATACACATCCTGTATGTACTATATTATAAATCAGATAATGGACCAAAATGTTGGCAAGAACATTTATAGTCAATTTTTATCTGTATAACTACTCCTAGCTGACAAATTTTTATGGGTATATAAACTAGTCCAGAGTAAATTTAAGCAAAATTATGGAACTTAGAgggtgaagaaataaaaatatattattttgattAGTGCTGGCTCACAAGGTTTCAACACAaagtgtttaatttaaaaatccaggTGGATAATAATGagttaaatttatttaattacatttttaagaggaattttgtgaaaaattaacTTCTATGagtatttttcttcattagatttcaaatgaaaactcaTCACATTTACTCTAAACTTCGCTCTACAAGCACCTAGTTGTTTAGctgatttttgtcatttgttgtaAGTTTGTGCTTTTCTCAGAACACACAATTTTAGGCTACCTTGTCAGAAAAAATCTTGTGGGTGTGGTCTGAATGGGCAGAGACTGCTAAGAAGTTTAACAAGTTCATTTGGTTTACTTTCACACGCGCTCTCTAGAGTGAAGTGAAGACTGAAGCTGACCAAGTTCCTTGAGAATCTCCAGCAGTTCATACAGTCGCTCACTTGAGGGCAGTAAACAAGCCTTAcctatgaaacaaaaaaaatacaaagaaaaacataccTAAAGGGTAAGGCAGATTTATGTATTTAGACattatacgtatatatatatatatatatatgatatgaCTTGATGAGCTTTTAGCTTCATCCAAAGTCCTTTTTTTCGAACTCTGAACATCTTTTGTTGCATTCATGATTCATTGGGGGATAAATTGCATTAtttcttttaactgtttttttctttctgtctttttttttgctgtttttagtggaaatttaaataaataaatacattatatatatatattgctatACTTGGTTTGGACATGAcatgagatggtttggacatgttcagaggagagacagtgaatatattggtggaaggatgctgagtctagagctgccaggacagaggtctagaggaagaccaaagaggaggtttatggatgcagtgaatgaagacatgaaggtggctggtgttagagtggagaatgctgaagacaggcttagatggaggaaactgattcgctgtggcgacccctgaagggaaaagcttgATCCAAATCATTGACACTTAATTTTCCATTAAGTTTGCTTCTGTTTACAAGTAAAATTAGATCCTCATTTTTAGGCGGTCGTGGtgttaaggttttaaaactttgttgCGTTCCTGAAGAACGTTTTCACCCAGATTCTTCCATTTCACACCTGACAAGAAAAGCAGATTATCCAAGGAAACTAATCTTGGTGCAAATCAAACTTACTAGTGTGTCCATGaccataaatgtgtttatttaacttattcaCTTAGTCTGTTTAAAATATTCACTATTTTAGTACTTTCTAAAATGTTCCTCAAGTAACATTACTTGTATtggggtggctgtggtgcacAGGAaaagcggtcaacctctgattggaggacAACAGGTTtggcatgtgtcaaagtgtccttgggcacgAAACTTGGTTGAGGTTGGTGCCAATAAAAGGCAGAGGAATTGCAATTAATGGGTATATCTGAATTTTTTCTCTACTCATTATATCACTacatagtgcgttcgccattttataatgctgtctgaatctacaattctgaAATCTAGGGCTCCAGAAACTTCCAAGaagtatttgcaaaaaaaactgcatcaatGATATTAgcgaaaatagaccacaatgcattgtacTGGGACGCGGAGTGCACTGGTGCCCTAAACTGGTTCCAGTTTGTGTCTGGTACCGCGTTTGATGCCACATAACCAGCATAACAAAAAACTACCTTCACCCCTGATCataacacagtggagtcacaaacagacgtcttgaaatgtttgtattgattagattttcactttgtgaaatcagtgacctcatatttgttgtttaaaaaaaagaaagaattgcttttaaaatccagggttcTAGATAGTCCTGCTCTATATAGTTTTTCAATAGTTAGGAATTAGAGTggaaattcagacatagccagtgtgtgaatgggactgacCTTacagactcactccaatgaaaatgatgttttttggcatttttaacattttcttgatgCACTTTCTAATGACAGAGAACAGGtataaaagagcattttttttcttattcaaatcaggagcagatgaaaaaatgccttttaaaaGCGGGCCAAaggctccctgctctgctctattctgatgcatcctcttgcaggcaaatagatccattattttccttgtctgagctggaatctggctccaTACCGTATGGCTTTGATATTGcacgccatttttgttgcaccgctgatgttagcttggggttatAAGAgggtgtaagctagtgggagagggtgtaaacaaagggatgatgggatatcagtggggGCTTACTTCCGCTTCAAAAATCCCGCccacatttaataaatattttatcattcgAGTTGTATTACATTCAAGCAATGTCTCCTTGTTTTCCTGGGTAAAATAGTATCTGTGTTCTTGTGCTACACTGTATTCCATCAATACAGgcatttacatttcaaaatctAAAGTTCTTTAggaaaatgcagcttttctcatatgatgtcatcatttaaAAAGGGCTTTCTTAAGTTTGATTATCTTTTTTTCGCCAGGAGGCGGCTGGGCCGACCCCGAACTTGCTGATTTTGAGCTGCTGGTCATCTTGAGCGCCACAGTTGAGCCGACTTCTGCAACCTGCCAGGTCCGGACGTCCTACCTTCCGGACGAGATCCTCTGGGGATACGAGTTTCCTCCCGTCGTTTCCATCTCCCCGTCAGGAAAATACGTTGCCGATTTTGCCTTTTTCGACAAAGTGACCAAATCCAAATCCCCGCCCCCTTTCAAACAGTCACTGTCCCCCAGCAAACAGTCACACGGGTCCCAATACCACAGCGTCAAAGAAGATGGGAAAAACTTGGAGAAGATGCGACTGGAGGAGAGCTACAGGGGGGAGGAGAGAGGGCGAGACAAGGGGCGGATCAGAGATAAGAGTCCTCGGAGCGTGTGCATCAGCAATGTGTGATACCTGAGACAGGAAGCGGTGGAGGAAATGGTTGTGAACCCAAGAGAACgtcaaaacaagaagaagaaaaacagtttaaccAACCGGAAGAGATACATTCGCACAGCTCTACTGGTATAAATGAAACTAACTGCCTACGCACGTGTGAAAAGTCAATCCAAGAGCAGGAAAGTAGACTTGTGGGCACGGTAGCGTCCCACCATGCAAACACAAAACCACAGACTGGTGCAGACAATGAGCGATTATTGAACTGAGAATCTAACAGGCATataacatcatttttaaagacccatcatgtttttaacatgttattgtagtatttttctgaaatcgaatttctaagtatttcatTGACAATAtctattaaaaacaatgaaaaaatgtcattggaaATAGCTCATAGATGTGATGTACTCTGCCCCATttcaatgcatccacttgcagacaaatagatccaataGGCCATAAGGGACTGTAGTGGGAGAGCACATCAACAAATGGATGATATCCCATTTTCAAGTCAGAGGTGAACTtataatgaacttctgccgctctgcagaaactatgtcctaaaaaacgaaaTAGGCTTTAcactttttgacaaaacaactctttatcctaattaaaagaccattgggaacacttaaaataaatcaaaagatgttcGAAGTAGAACTTTACGGTAGTGGTCAATAATTTCGTCCAGGGAATGgactaaaactttttaaaacttctgaAAGTGAAACAAGCCCTTTATGCACTCTTAAATGTTTAGTTGTTCGCTTCTCGGCACATCTCCTCAGGGGTCTAGAGAGCAAGCTGTGACTCAAACCGGAGTGGAAGATTGGAGTTGAGATTGCTTTGTCGTGTACAGCAATATCACGTCTTCACaaaccacagcagcagcagcgaggaCATTTGGGGAGATCATAAAGGTCACGAATTGCAAGATACTCGTTTAAACTATTGATTTTTGTGTCAAGGAGTTCCATTtaaatcttcacattttttttcgtgcttttgttatttgttcTTTATAACAGTCTAATCTCAAAATTTTATACAAACTTGACTAAACCTTTGCAGCACTGAAACCTTTGCATGTTGTTTTACAGTTGTTGGCAACCTTTGCTCACATAGGATGTGGTCATACATACATGATATCAGATTATGCTAATCTGAGATGCTAATCTTTGACCTGAAATCTTCTATAAAAAAGTCATCGTccataacctaaaaaaattataaattttattccagaatcaaccacttttttatctcaaaaagaattttgcatctaaaaacaaaaacctgatcaAATTCAGAAAATATCCCAGTTTTACCACAAAGGCTCTAACTTTTAAGAACTACACATCTGTCTgggatttaaaactgaaacctgCCTACCTCTCTGCCTCataacatgtttacattttagatGTTTATCTGTCAGGCAAAGTTCTCACACTATAGTTCTTTGTATTTAGCATAGGATGAGACTGTTGCATCTGCACagatttaaaacacacatttaataatttaacaCACACAAATAGTATAAATGCAGCAAAAAGGGAATTTTATTATGTATAATGCTACTAATTAAGTCCTGTTAATATCATACACACTGATATACTATCAAGTATGAGATtagtaataaaaacatttagtttgactTCATTTCTACAccgtaaaaagtgaaacattggatcactcgacaaaagttctgtaatttgttacatttaaaatgattatttttcatcaaataacAGAACTTTTCGAAAAAatttgatccaacgtttcactttttgcagtgtagCAGGTNNNNNNNNNNNNNNNNNNNNNNNNNNNNNNNNNNNNNNNNNNNNNNNNNNNNNNNNNNNNNNNNNNNNNNNNNNNNNNNNNNNNNNNNNNNNNNNNNNNNCACAATTGAATCTTCAGTTAACTCGGACATGAAGAAAAATACAGTGCCGGCCCTGCCTCATGTGAGAAGACTTTGCTGACCATTTCAGGAGCAAAATTTCTTCCTTTCCAATCTAGCATCTTATATGAAACAAAAGGggataaaaacttttttttatttagaagaatGATGGCTTGATCTTACCTGAGGAAGCACTGGACACTTTTGACCTGTTTAAGCTACAACACCTGGTTGAGATTTCTCCCAAGTTGATCCAAAGATTTGAAAATTCATGAATCACCAATGCTAACATTTATctctattttatatttttctttttctactggatATCTTTACCAGTTTGTGTGTAGTGAAAGGttcagaaattttatttttgattcactaaaaataTAATCTGTTTAGGTTATGAAAAGtatgttcttgtttttgcacGAAGAGGAAGTTGTAATGGCTGTAGTAACTTTATTTTGAGTTAAGGAAATGTGACAGAGTTCTTAAGAAAAGACGTCAGTTGTCACATTCAGTAAATTTAGAACATTGTTCTGCTCAAGTTTCTCTGCAGTTTCTATCTCCTCTTCAGCTCCACATTGATCTCCGTTCATTGGTGGAATGAGAATGGGACACACTTTGTTCAGGGATTTGGAGTTAATCTGTAAGTATGTCATGACAGCTTAGATCTAACTTGACATTAATCATGTGATCTTGATCAATGATCCAAAATATTATCTTTGTGTTTAGTAAGTTTATATACGTTGAACAATTTGCGTTACATACTTTCTTTCagtgttgtttacactcttctACTTTGGACACGCTCAAAGTGAGTTTCGACATTTACATCAtcatttgactgttttcttcAACCAAACTTTACGTagttttaactttgttttctaaCATTGGTTGAATTCTGCAGAACAATGCCttgcatgctttttttctgtcctaCCTTAGCagaataacattaaaaatgtgcagGAAGTGAGCCTGAAGGACTGAGGTCAGAAAACActttattagaataaaatatttgatgtaaagcatttctttttactAGTAGAGGTTTGTGccagataaacatttttaaagcacccTCCCCAGATTGGTGGCAGATTCATCACTTACTTTGACTTATATGCCACATGCTGACCACTCagaatattatatatattattattataaagtctttaatgattaaaagtgtgtttatgGGGAGagcatttttgcaaaaagcCATACATATAATAGCATTGCTTCCTACCAGATAAAGTTACTGCATCCATTATTTCAATATAGTACAAGTAcatattgaaaaatgtgtttttatacacAGTCTGCTATTACGATGATCAGGTAGTTATTACCTGACCTCAATTAAAACCAGGCTTCAAGTTGTTAATTATGATAAATGTTTCCACTCACACTGGCCACTTTTTTTGTACATCTTGCTACCTGGTTAGACCCCCTTTTGCCTTAGAATTAACAGTATGGAAacgtttggtccatattgacatgacagaATAAGACAGTTACTGTAGATTTGCTGGCTAAACATCTACGATGCAAATGTCCCGTtacaccacatcccaaaggtgatcgtTGGGTTAagatctggtgactgtagaggccatttgagtccagtgaactcattgtcatatccatggatccatgctttcatgttgtcaatgccaaattctgaccctactacagcagaaatggagactcatccaACCAGGCAACAATTTTCTAATCTTCCATTGtctaagtaagggataatacccgacgaagtgtgcattatgagaaattaacgcacgacgcggaggcctaaaccgtccgacgcgaagcggNNNNNNNNNNNNNNNNNNNNNNNNNNNNNNNNNNNNNNNNNNNNNNNNNNNNNNNNNNNNNNNNNNNNNNNNNNNNNNNNNNNNNNNNNNNNNNNNNNNNNNNNNNNNNNNNNNNNNNNNNNNNNNNNNNNNNNNNNNNNNNNNNNNNNNNNNNNNNNNNNNNNNNNNNNNNNNNNNNNNNNNNNNNNNNNNNNNNNNNNNNNNNNNNNNNNNNNNNNNNNNNNNNNNNNNNNNNNNNNNNNNNNNNNNNNNNNNNNNNNNNNNNNNNNNNNNNNNNNNNNNNNNNNNNNNNNNNNNNNNNNNNNNNNNNNNNNNNNNNNNNNNNNNNNNNNNNNNNNNNNNNNNNNNNNNNNNNNNNNAAAGTTACT belongs to Oryzias melastigma strain HK-1 linkage group LG18, ASM292280v2, whole genome shotgun sequence and includes:
- the LOC112156142 gene encoding ATP-sensitive inward rectifier potassium channel 10; this encodes MTSATPPSSEGSSPQKVCHSQTQTDITKPLLASTGGNGSTVAGGGAAAGAGGPIALRRRRRVLSKDGRSNVRIEHVSGRGALYLRDLWTTFLDMQWRYKFFLFSATFAGTWFLFGVLWYLVALVHGDLIEFDPPSNHTPCVMEVKTLTGAFLFSLESQTTIGYGFRCITEECPVAIVLLITQLVITMVMEIFITGTFLAKVARPKKRGETVKFSQHAVVSSHEGQPCLMIRVANMRKSLLLGCQVTGKLLQTSLTKEGETVRLDQRNVPFQVDMSTDSPFLIIPLTYYHVIDENSPLRAWAAKGGGWADPELADFELLVILSATVEPTSATCQVRTSYLPDEILWGYEFPPVVSISPSGKYVADFAFFDKVTKSKSPPPFKQSLSPSKQSHGSQYHSVKEDGKNLEKMRLEESYRGEERGRDKGRIRDKSPRSVCISNV